From Megalops cyprinoides isolate fMegCyp1 chromosome 18, fMegCyp1.pri, whole genome shotgun sequence, one genomic window encodes:
- the LOC118793183 gene encoding tripartite motif-containing protein 2-like isoform X1 produces the protein MASEDPSLPSPAVRQVDKQFLICSICLDRYDNPRVLPCLHTFCERCLQSYIPVHSLTISCPECRQTSILPERGVSALQSNSFVTGLMDVLQRSPDSSSEACTVLEAVAAVAATPPLSCPNHEGKVMEMYCTPCETAVCQDCIGGEHADHPAIPLKDAVEQHKIALQDQLGAVKKRLPEIDSALRALSDILQQLSSQRASIEEDIHATFEELQKTLNVRKSVLLMELEVTYGLKQKVLQGQLDSLLHDQEGIHSSCSFTEQALSRGSEAEVLLVKKQMGERLSELAGTDYALQPAENDQLDFLIETEGLKKSIHNLGTIVTTNAVAYETVASGEGLRQCVVGHPTSVTITTKDKDGELCKTGNACLTAEIFTPEGSVADGEVLDNKNGTYEFLYTVQKEGNFTLSLRLYDHHIKGSPFKLRVTKSTEALPTSDGVKKRVKSPGSGRIKQKGVKRTASMFSTAKRKENPIEDDLICRIGTKGRNKGEFTNVQGVAASPTGKILIADSNNQCVQIFLNDGQFVSRFGARGRSPGQLQRPTGVAVHPNGDIIIADYDNKWVSIFSSEGKFKTKIGSGRLMGPKGVSVDRNGHVIVVDNKACSVFIFQPTGKLVTKFGTRGNGDRQFAGPHFAAVNNNNEIIITDFHNHSVKVFNTEGEFLLKFGSNGEGNGQFNAPTGVAVDVNGNIIVADWGNSRIQVFDGSGSFLSYINTSVDPLYGPQGLALTSDGHVVVADSGNHCFKVYRYLQ, from the exons ATGGCCAGTGAAGACCCCAGCCTCCCGAGCCCCGCGGTGCGCCAGGTCGACAAGCAGTTCCTGATCTGCAGCATCTGCCTGGATCGCTACGACAACCCCAGAGTCCTCCCCTGTCTGCACACCTTCTGCGAGCG GTGCTTACAGAGTTACATACCTGTCCACAGCCTGACCATCTCGTGCCCCGAGTGCCGTCAGACGTCCATCCTGCCCGAGAGGGGCGTGTCCGCGCTGCAGAGCAACTCCTTCGTCACCGGCCTGATGGACGTCCTGCAGCGGTCGCCcgacagcagcagtgaggccTGCACCGTGCTGGAGGCCGTGGCCGCCGTGGCCGCCACCCCGCCCCTGTCCTGCCCCAACCACGAGGGCAAG GTGATGGAGATGTACTGCACCCCATGCgagacagcagtgtgtcaaGACTGTATTGGCGGGGAGCACGCCGACCACCCCGCCATCCCGCTCAAGGACGCGGTGGAGCAGCATAAGATCGCTCTGCAGGACCAGCTGGGTGCAGTAAAGAAAAG GCTGCCGGAGATCGACTCGGCCCTGCGGGCCCTGTCCGACATCCTACAGCAGCTCAGCAGCCAGCGGGCGTCCATCGAGGAGGACATCCACGCCACCTTCGAGGAGCTGCAGAAGACGCTGAACGTGAGGAAGAGCGTGCTGCTGATGGAGCTGGAGGTCACGTACGGGCTCAAGCAGAAG GTGCTCCAGGGCCAGCTGGACTCCCTGCTGCATGACCAGGAGGGCatccacagcagctgcagcttcaCGGAGCAGGCCCTGAGCCGCGGCTCGGAGGCCGAGGTCCTGCTGGTGAAGAAGCAGATGGGCGAGCGCCTGAGCGAGCTGGCCGGCACCGACTACGCCCTGCAGCCCGCGGAGAACGACCAGCTGGACTTCCTCATCGAGACGGAGGGCCTGAAGAAGTCCATCCACAACCTGGGCACCATCGTCACCACCAACGCCGTGGCCTACGAGACGGTGGCCAGCGGCGAGGGCCTGCGGCAGTGTGTGGTGGGCCACCCCACCTCCGTCACCATCACCACCAAGGACAAGGACGGCGAGCTGTGCAAGACGGGCAACGCCTGCCTGACGGCCGAGATCTTCACCCCGGAAGGCAGTGTGGCCGATGGCGAGGTCCTGGACAACAAGAACGGCACCTACGAGTTCCTCTACACCGTGCAGAAGGAGGGCAACTTCACCTTGTCGCTGCGCCTCTACGACCACCACATCAAGGGCAGCCCCTTCAAGCTGAGGGTGACCAAGTCGACCGAGGCCCTGCCCACCTCCGACGGCGTCAAGAAGCGGGTCAAGTCCCCCGGCAGTGGCCGCATTAAGCAGAAGGGGGTGAAGCGCACGGCCAGCATGTTCAGCACGGCCAAGCGGAAAGAGAACCCCATCGAGGATGACCTGATCTGCAGAATCG GTACAAAGGGAAGAAATAAAGGCGAGTTCACCAACGTGCAGGGCGTGGCGGCGTCTCCAACCGGCAAGATTCTGATAGCGGACAGTAACAACCAATGCGTTCAG ATCTTCTTGAACGACGGGCAGTTTGTGAGCCGGTTCGGTGCGCGGGGGCGGTCTCCCGGGCAGCTCCAGCGCCCCACCGGCGTTGCAGTCCACCCCAACGGTGACATCATCATCGCTGACTACGACAACAAGTGGGTCAGCATTTTCTCAAGTGAGGGGAAGTTCAAG ACAAAGATCGGCTCCGGCCGGCTGATGGGGCCCAAGGGCGTGTCCGTGGACCGGAACGGTCACGTGATCGTGGTGGACAACAAGGCTTGTTCTGTCTTCATCTTCCAGCCCACAGGCAAGCTGGTCACCAAGTTCGGCACCCGCGGAAATGGGGACAGGCAGTTCGCAG GTCCTCACTTTGCAGCCGTGAACAATAATAACGAAATCATTATTACGGATTTCCATAACCATTCTGTGAAG GTTTTCAACACGGAGGGGGAATTCCTTCTGAAATTTGGGTCCAACGGTGAAGGAAACGGGCAATTTAACGCTCCTACAGGGGTGGCCGTCGATGTCAACGGCAACATCATTGTGGCAGATTGGGGAAACAGTAGAATACAG
- the LOC118793183 gene encoding tripartite motif-containing protein 2-like isoform X2 produces MASEDPSLPSPAVRQVDKQFLICSICLDRYDNPRVLPCLHTFCERLTISCPECRQTSILPERGVSALQSNSFVTGLMDVLQRSPDSSSEACTVLEAVAAVAATPPLSCPNHEGKVMEMYCTPCETAVCQDCIGGEHADHPAIPLKDAVEQHKIALQDQLGAVKKRLPEIDSALRALSDILQQLSSQRASIEEDIHATFEELQKTLNVRKSVLLMELEVTYGLKQKVLQGQLDSLLHDQEGIHSSCSFTEQALSRGSEAEVLLVKKQMGERLSELAGTDYALQPAENDQLDFLIETEGLKKSIHNLGTIVTTNAVAYETVASGEGLRQCVVGHPTSVTITTKDKDGELCKTGNACLTAEIFTPEGSVADGEVLDNKNGTYEFLYTVQKEGNFTLSLRLYDHHIKGSPFKLRVTKSTEALPTSDGVKKRVKSPGSGRIKQKGVKRTASMFSTAKRKENPIEDDLICRIGTKGRNKGEFTNVQGVAASPTGKILIADSNNQCVQIFLNDGQFVSRFGARGRSPGQLQRPTGVAVHPNGDIIIADYDNKWVSIFSSEGKFKTKIGSGRLMGPKGVSVDRNGHVIVVDNKACSVFIFQPTGKLVTKFGTRGNGDRQFAGPHFAAVNNNNEIIITDFHNHSVKVFNTEGEFLLKFGSNGEGNGQFNAPTGVAVDVNGNIIVADWGNSRIQVFDGSGSFLSYINTSVDPLYGPQGLALTSDGHVVVADSGNHCFKVYRYLQ; encoded by the exons ATGGCCAGTGAAGACCCCAGCCTCCCGAGCCCCGCGGTGCGCCAGGTCGACAAGCAGTTCCTGATCTGCAGCATCTGCCTGGATCGCTACGACAACCCCAGAGTCCTCCCCTGTCTGCACACCTTCTGCGAGCG CCTGACCATCTCGTGCCCCGAGTGCCGTCAGACGTCCATCCTGCCCGAGAGGGGCGTGTCCGCGCTGCAGAGCAACTCCTTCGTCACCGGCCTGATGGACGTCCTGCAGCGGTCGCCcgacagcagcagtgaggccTGCACCGTGCTGGAGGCCGTGGCCGCCGTGGCCGCCACCCCGCCCCTGTCCTGCCCCAACCACGAGGGCAAG GTGATGGAGATGTACTGCACCCCATGCgagacagcagtgtgtcaaGACTGTATTGGCGGGGAGCACGCCGACCACCCCGCCATCCCGCTCAAGGACGCGGTGGAGCAGCATAAGATCGCTCTGCAGGACCAGCTGGGTGCAGTAAAGAAAAG GCTGCCGGAGATCGACTCGGCCCTGCGGGCCCTGTCCGACATCCTACAGCAGCTCAGCAGCCAGCGGGCGTCCATCGAGGAGGACATCCACGCCACCTTCGAGGAGCTGCAGAAGACGCTGAACGTGAGGAAGAGCGTGCTGCTGATGGAGCTGGAGGTCACGTACGGGCTCAAGCAGAAG GTGCTCCAGGGCCAGCTGGACTCCCTGCTGCATGACCAGGAGGGCatccacagcagctgcagcttcaCGGAGCAGGCCCTGAGCCGCGGCTCGGAGGCCGAGGTCCTGCTGGTGAAGAAGCAGATGGGCGAGCGCCTGAGCGAGCTGGCCGGCACCGACTACGCCCTGCAGCCCGCGGAGAACGACCAGCTGGACTTCCTCATCGAGACGGAGGGCCTGAAGAAGTCCATCCACAACCTGGGCACCATCGTCACCACCAACGCCGTGGCCTACGAGACGGTGGCCAGCGGCGAGGGCCTGCGGCAGTGTGTGGTGGGCCACCCCACCTCCGTCACCATCACCACCAAGGACAAGGACGGCGAGCTGTGCAAGACGGGCAACGCCTGCCTGACGGCCGAGATCTTCACCCCGGAAGGCAGTGTGGCCGATGGCGAGGTCCTGGACAACAAGAACGGCACCTACGAGTTCCTCTACACCGTGCAGAAGGAGGGCAACTTCACCTTGTCGCTGCGCCTCTACGACCACCACATCAAGGGCAGCCCCTTCAAGCTGAGGGTGACCAAGTCGACCGAGGCCCTGCCCACCTCCGACGGCGTCAAGAAGCGGGTCAAGTCCCCCGGCAGTGGCCGCATTAAGCAGAAGGGGGTGAAGCGCACGGCCAGCATGTTCAGCACGGCCAAGCGGAAAGAGAACCCCATCGAGGATGACCTGATCTGCAGAATCG GTACAAAGGGAAGAAATAAAGGCGAGTTCACCAACGTGCAGGGCGTGGCGGCGTCTCCAACCGGCAAGATTCTGATAGCGGACAGTAACAACCAATGCGTTCAG ATCTTCTTGAACGACGGGCAGTTTGTGAGCCGGTTCGGTGCGCGGGGGCGGTCTCCCGGGCAGCTCCAGCGCCCCACCGGCGTTGCAGTCCACCCCAACGGTGACATCATCATCGCTGACTACGACAACAAGTGGGTCAGCATTTTCTCAAGTGAGGGGAAGTTCAAG ACAAAGATCGGCTCCGGCCGGCTGATGGGGCCCAAGGGCGTGTCCGTGGACCGGAACGGTCACGTGATCGTGGTGGACAACAAGGCTTGTTCTGTCTTCATCTTCCAGCCCACAGGCAAGCTGGTCACCAAGTTCGGCACCCGCGGAAATGGGGACAGGCAGTTCGCAG GTCCTCACTTTGCAGCCGTGAACAATAATAACGAAATCATTATTACGGATTTCCATAACCATTCTGTGAAG GTTTTCAACACGGAGGGGGAATTCCTTCTGAAATTTGGGTCCAACGGTGAAGGAAACGGGCAATTTAACGCTCCTACAGGGGTGGCCGTCGATGTCAACGGCAACATCATTGTGGCAGATTGGGGAAACAGTAGAATACAG